The nucleotide window GCCCGATCGAGAAGCCGGCCGGCGCCTCGGCCGACGCCGAGGCCGCCCCGAAGACAGACCCGCGGCCCGACCAGGCCACACCCCGTGATGGAGACACCAATGACTGATCCGCAGGCCGCCGAACCGACCAGCCAGCCCGCATCCGCCCAGGGCCCCGTTCTCATCCCCGTGACCGGCCCGTCCGGTGTGCACCTCCGCTCGGGCGAGAACGGCGCGTCACTCGGCCCGTCGTTCTATCAGGACGTGGGAGGCCGGCCGTTCTTCGAGAAGCTCGTCGCCGAGTTCTACCGCGGCGTGGCCGGCGACCCCGTGCTCAAGCCGATGTATCCGGAAGAGGACCTGGGCCCCGCTGCCGAGCGGCTCACCGGATTCCTCGAGCAGTACTGGGGCGGCCCAGGCACCTACAGCGAGCAGCGTGGCCACCCGCGTCTGCGCCAGCGGCACCAGCCGTTCAAGGTGAACCCGGATGCCCGCGACCGCTGGCTGCTGCACATGAAGGCCGCCGTGGACTCCTGCGAGCTGCCCCCGTTGCAGCGCGCCACGCTCTGGGACTACCTCGAGCGGGCCGCGCACGCTATGGTCAACACCTTCGACGAGTAA belongs to Cryobacterium sp. SO2 and includes:
- a CDS encoding globin; protein product: MTDPQAAEPTSQPASAQGPVLIPVTGPSGVHLRSGENGASLGPSFYQDVGGRPFFEKLVAEFYRGVAGDPVLKPMYPEEDLGPAAERLTGFLEQYWGGPGTYSEQRGHPRLRQRHQPFKVNPDARDRWLLHMKAAVDSCELPPLQRATLWDYLERAAHAMVNTFDE